The Nodosilinea sp. FACHB-141 nucleotide sequence GGTTTTCGATGTTGCCGTGAACGCTCTCTAGCGCCTGATAGACCGGCACTGTGCCGATTGGAATCGTCGAGGCATTAATAATGGCGGTGCGAATGGCGTCGAGATCGCCGCCCCCCGTCGAAAGATCCATCAGGGTGTCGGCCCCGTACTTCACTGCCAAGTGCAGCTTAGCCACTTCTTCATTGATATCCGACGAGTTGGGCGACGCGCCGATGTTGGCATTCACCTTGCACTTCGACGCAATGCCGATCGCCATTGGCTCCAAATTTGGGTGATTGATGTTGGCGGGGATAATCATGCGGCCCCGCGCCACCTCATTGCGGATCAGGTCGGCGGGTAGGTTCTCCCGCTTTGCCACGTAGGCCATCTCTTCGGTGATGATGCCTTGGCGAGCGTAGTGCATTTGGGACACGTTGGTGTGACCTTTGCGCTTGGCGATCCATTCAGTTCTCATGGTTTACCTCTGGTGTGGCGCTAGAGGGCTTGCCTGGTGGATCACGTTGGGTGAGTGAGGATAGGTAAAGCCAAAACGGTTGAGCAATCGTAAGCAAAGCTCAGCAATCTGCTGAATCTTCACCTAATACCCTGGCTTAGCGCCAGAACGTCAGTTTACCCGTCGTTTCGGTTGGTAACCTCAAGCAACGCTTTCCTCCGCTGGTATTAACCAGGTCAGGTTCTGAGGGTATGATCTCAGTCCGATGAGTCGGACACCCCTAGCTTGCTGGCATCGTACCACTGATGTTTAGGGGTAGCGCGAATTAGTTACGGTTCCTCACAGAGCACATCGACGCCCACGTTCAGGGCAATGAGAGCAGACAGAAAACGAAAAAAGCTCTTTATGACAAGATTTTGGCAATTTGAACGGCCTTTGCTATTTGTTTACTGGTTCTAGCTAGTTTTGTAGGTCGTTCAACCCAAATTATCTACGAGAATAGCCGTTAAAGGCGATCATCCCGACGTAAACGAGAATTCAGTTAGGAGCAGATTGCTTTGCCTAGAACTGTTCATTGGCCTTAAGTCTTCCTACAGACAGGTAAAGCGCTAACTAACTTAGTTCTTCAGCAAGAGGAAGGGGCATCCCGTGGTTCCTATGATGCACGTAGTGTTGCAGCAGATTTTTTCTGCAAAAGTAGCGACGCTACTAGCTGAGACCATAAAGCCTCTCTGGAGCATAGAGCACAAAACGATAGGAAAGCTAGCTGTCACAAGCAGAAGCAAATCGAGAGCCGCAGTCTAGGTAGTCAAGAGCAATCGTGACCTAGGAATGTAGCTACCGCTTTTCCTTGCTGGCAGTAGACAGTACTGCTCTTACAAAACTGTTCTCAAAAAACCCTTGTTACACGGAGTATCTTGCCATGAATGAAATTAGTATGAATAGCGAACAAAAATGTGCATTAGCGCTGGGAATTATCTTCACCTTTTTAGGAATTGCTGGTTTTATTCCCGCTCTTGTCAACCTGCCTGGCGCAGGAATGGGAGCTAGTGCACCAGTAGACACAAGCGCAATTCCAGTTAGCGGTGGGCCTACTTACATAGCTGCTTACCTAAGAGGTTTTGGCTATTTGTTTGGGCTCTTCCCGACTAACCTGCTTCACAATATGGTTCACCTAGCCATCGGTGGCTTTGGCCTATTTTCGGCTACGGGTAAAGAAGGGGCGTTTAGATACAATCGATTCTTTGCTATTAGCTATTTGCTGCTTGCCGTTATGGGGTTGATTCCGCTCTCAAATACCCTCTTTGGTATCATGCCCATCTTTGGCAACAACGTTTGGTTCAACGCTGTAACAGGGGCGATCGCGGCTTACTTTGCCTTCGTCTGGCATCCTAGCCATCCCGAATCGACAGCTCCTTCTACGCAATAGTCGTCTAATGACTATGCAATTGGCTGGCGCTACGAATTGACTCGATAAGCGTCAGATCTGCTTTCAAGCGCACGGTAATTTTTGACCGTGCGCTTATTTGATTCTCAGCTGTCGCTTGCCGCAAAGCTTAGATTTGATCCGATTTACGGTTTGTGGGTAATGTCTCGGCATTGAAGATGATTGAGCCGAAATTCGATTTGGTAAACCCCGATTCATAGTCAGGAACCCCGTAGGGCGTAGCATGCTACGCCCCTACAAATTGGGGAGTGTTCATTCGGAATTTGGTATGAGATCTATAGCAGTGGATCATTCGCCCGACGCTGTGTATCGGTCAAACTATCAGCCGGTAGCGAATCGCTCTCCCCGTAGGCGTGGATGTCGCGGCTGAGAATGCCAAAGTCGAAGGTCTCCGTCTTACCACCCTGAGCTTTAATCTGGATCCATACCAGGCAGACTAGCGTCGATACCACAACGGGGGCGGCAAAGCTAACCAGCAGATCGCCTGCAAAGGGTAGACCGTTCCAGGGGCTAAAGTCGGGCCGTGGGAAGAATAGGGCACCAGTCGCGATCGCCACCACCGCACTCCAAAACGCCATCGTCCCCGTCAAGCGCCGTGAATATAGGCCAAACAGCACTGGAAATGCTGCTCCGGCGCAAATCAAGTCGGCTAGCAGAAACAGGTACAGCACGTTGTAGCCCTGAGAGGCAATCAGAATGGCGGGGATGCCGATGAGCACGGTTAGAATGCGCGAAGCCCGCAAAATGCCCGCCGTGGGCGTGGTCGGCATCAGCCGCACCAAATCAAGGGTAAAAACACTCGCAATGCCGTTCAGTAGTGCACTCAGGGTACTCATCACTAGGGCTAGCACCAGCAGCAAAATGCCCATGCCCACCCAGGTGGGCAGCTCTAAGGCCTGAACCAGCGAGAAAAAGGCGCGATCGTCGTTGAAGCCAAAGTGCATCGCCAAAATGCCCAGCATGCCTGCAAGCAACAGCATTGGCCAAATGACCAAAGACGATCTCAAAAAAGACCGCCGCACAACGGTATTAGTTTTGCAGGCATAGACCCGTTGCCAGTTGCCCTGGTTAAACATTTCGGCTGCAATCACAGCGATCACCAGGGTGGCCCCAAATTTAATGCCGGGACCGTTAGCTAGGCTTAACAGTTCTGGCGCAGACTGGGTCACAGGGGCGATCGCATTTCCCCACCCTCCTAGGGCAACTACCGCTACACCAAAGCTGAGCAGCAGCAGCGGCACGATCACCACAAACTGAAGGGCATCGGTAAAGATAGACGCCTCTAGCCCGCCGACAACGGTGTAGATAAAGACACCTGTAATGACGAGCAGGGCAGTCAACCAGAGGGGCACCCCGGCCATCAGTTCGACCGCTTTGGCGATCGCCGTCAGCTCCGCCGCCAGGTAAATGAACATGTAAAACACCCCAATGCCCAGGGTTAGCAAATACATGGCCTGGCCATAGCGGTGAAGCACGTATTCATTCAGCGAGTGACCGTTGGGCATCAAAAACCGCATGCGGGTGCCCAAAAACGCCAGCATTGCCGCTGGGGTAGCCTGCCCAATGCAGTAGCCCACAATGCCCGCAATGCCGCTGGTGGCTCCTACCTCGGGTGGGCTAAATAAGATCCAAGCGCCTATGGCCGAGGCGACGATGGTCGCTAAGGCCATGCCGGTGCCCACCCGGTTACGGCTCACCACGTAATCTTCTAGGGTGATGGTGTGGCGGCTCGCTTGCAGCAAACCCAGCAGGGTAAAGCTAGCCACGGTTACTAAGATGACAGCGATCGCTGTGGCACCAATGGTCATAGAAACGCACCTCACAAACAACGGTGTGGCGCTAGAGGACGTTCCTGGGCGGGTCGTTGGGTAAGTGAGGACGGGTGAAATCGAACGCTACAAAGCTACAGATAGTGGGCATCAGTTTTATGCTGACACCTCACCAATTGTTCTAGAACTCTCTCTAGAACGCCTATAGGCTCGTCGTTTCGGTCTGTGACCTCAAGCAACGCTTTCCTCCGCTGGTATCAACCAGGTCAGGTTCTGAGGGTATGATCTCAGTCCAATTGCTCGGACACCCCTAGCTTGATAGCATCCTACCACTGGTGTTTGCAGCAAACGCAAATGGCTTACAGTTCCGCACCGCACCGCTTGCCCGCAGAAAAGTTCCGTTTTCGTCGCCAGAGACTGTTCAAAAACGGATTCCACTGCCCCTTTTAGGGAGCTACAGAGCGCATCGCTGACCGCAAAGACCGGGAGATTTGACTCAGACCCTAGTCCTATATCTGCTTTAAGTGGTGCAGGCTAAAGAGCTGATTCTCATCCGTCCACACCTGCACTGGCTTGAAACCCGCTTCCATCGCCAAAAGCTGAAACTCATCTACTGTGTATTTATAAGAATGCTCAGTGCGCAGGGTTTCGCCTTGGCGAAAGGAAATTTCGGCATTGCCCAGTCGCACAGTTTGGTCGCAGAGGCTGGCGATCGCCATCTCAATCCGTCCCTGGTCCTCGTTGTAGTGCGCCCGATACTCAAACTGGGTCAGGTCAAAATCGGCTCCTAGTTCTCGGTTGATCCTCTCCAGCACATTTAGGGCGAAGGCTGCCGAAACCCCTTGGGCATCGTCATAGGCGGGTTCGAGGATAGCGGCAGATTTCTTGAGATCTACCCCAACGATCAAATCACCCAGCACCGCTACGGTTTTGAGAAAGCTGATCACCTCGGCAGGCTCCAGATTGCCAATGGAAGAACCGGGAAAAAAGCCGATGGTGGGGCGGTTTTGTAGCTCAGGGATGGCGGCGATGGGTAGAGGTTGAGTGTAGTCAGCACAGACGGCGATCGCATCCAACCCACCAAAGTCCTGCATCAGCGCTGCACAGGCTTCCTGCAAATGCTGCCGCGAAATATCCACCCCCACGTAGGTCGTCACCTGAGGGGCAGCGTCTAGCAAAATGCGAATTTTTTGGCTGCTGCCACTGCCCAGTTCAACCAAGACGCGGTGATCTAGAGCCGCCGCAACATCCTCTGCATAGGTACGCAAAATAGCCATCTCGGTACGCGTCAGGTAATACTCCGGCAGCTGACAGATGGCATCAAACAGCTCCGACCCCCGTTTGTCGTAGAGAAACTTAGGAGAAAGCGTCTTTTGCGGCTGGCTCAGACCCCGTAGCACTGCGCTGCGAAAATCTTCCACTGGCGGATGAAAGTCGTAAAGCTTGACGGGAGAGGGCTTGGTTTGGGAGGTGGGGGGCATGGGGAGTGGGTGAGTAGGGGAGTGGGCGAGTGGATGAGTGGGTGAGTAGGAGGGTGGATGAGTGGGCGAGTGGATGGGTGGATGAGTGGGAGGGTGGATGCGATGCTGGCGTGAAACTTACCCGCCTACCCACCTACTCGCCTACCCGCCTAACCCATCCACCCATCTACCCATCCACTCCCTTCGCCAGCCGCAGGCCGCTAAACTGCCACCGGGCGCTGGGCGGAAAGAAATTGCGATAGCTAGGGCGAATGTGGCCGGGCGGAGTTACGCAGGAGCCGCCGCGTAGCACCATTTGGTTGCACATAAACTTGCCGTTGTATTCTCCCACGGCACCGGGGGCAGGGCGAAAGCCGGGGTAGGGCAGGTAGGCGCTCTGGGTCCATTCCCAAACATCGCCGTAGAGCTGC carries:
- a CDS encoding DUF4383 domain-containing protein; amino-acid sequence: MNEISMNSEQKCALALGIIFTFLGIAGFIPALVNLPGAGMGASAPVDTSAIPVSGGPTYIAAYLRGFGYLFGLFPTNLLHNMVHLAIGGFGLFSATGKEGAFRYNRFFAISYLLLAVMGLIPLSNTLFGIMPIFGNNVWFNAVTGAIAAYFAFVWHPSHPESTAPSTQ
- a CDS encoding sodium:solute symporter family transporter; protein product: MTIGATAIAVILVTVASFTLLGLLQASRHTITLEDYVVSRNRVGTGMALATIVASAIGAWILFSPPEVGATSGIAGIVGYCIGQATPAAMLAFLGTRMRFLMPNGHSLNEYVLHRYGQAMYLLTLGIGVFYMFIYLAAELTAIAKAVELMAGVPLWLTALLVITGVFIYTVVGGLEASIFTDALQFVVIVPLLLLSFGVAVVALGGWGNAIAPVTQSAPELLSLANGPGIKFGATLVIAVIAAEMFNQGNWQRVYACKTNTVVRRSFLRSSLVIWPMLLLAGMLGILAMHFGFNDDRAFFSLVQALELPTWVGMGILLLVLALVMSTLSALLNGIASVFTLDLVRLMPTTPTAGILRASRILTVLIGIPAILIASQGYNVLYLFLLADLICAGAAFPVLFGLYSRRLTGTMAFWSAVVAIATGALFFPRPDFSPWNGLPFAGDLLVSFAAPVVVSTLVCLVWIQIKAQGGKTETFDFGILSRDIHAYGESDSLPADSLTDTQRRANDPLL
- the egtD gene encoding L-histidine N(alpha)-methyltransferase; translation: MPPTSQTKPSPVKLYDFHPPVEDFRSAVLRGLSQPQKTLSPKFLYDKRGSELFDAICQLPEYYLTRTEMAILRTYAEDVAAALDHRVLVELGSGSSQKIRILLDAAPQVTTYVGVDISRQHLQEACAALMQDFGGLDAIAVCADYTQPLPIAAIPELQNRPTIGFFPGSSIGNLEPAEVISFLKTVAVLGDLIVGVDLKKSAAILEPAYDDAQGVSAAFALNVLERINRELGADFDLTQFEYRAHYNEDQGRIEMAIASLCDQTVRLGNAEISFRQGETLRTEHSYKYTVDEFQLLAMEAGFKPVQVWTDENQLFSLHHLKQI